The Candidatus Krumholzibacteriota bacterium DNA segment ATAATCATATTCATCCATGTATTTAAGGCCGAGCGAGTAGAGCCGCGCCGCGCTCATGTCTTCGGTCGCCGATTCGCTTATCGCGGCGGCTGTCTCCTCGGTCAGCATGATATCGAGCTGTCCGGCGATCTTCTGCACCAGTTCCTTCTCCATCTTGACGAAATTCGGTTCACCCTCGCTGTCGGCCGTGCAGATTATTTCCGACGTCTCCACATCGACGACGCGTACTACCATCCGCGCGCTCTTCTTGTCGATCTGGGAGATCGAGCCGAAGATCATCATCCGGGCGCCGAGCATCTTTCCTATCTTCACCGCTGATGCCTGGTCTATCTTACCTTCCTCGACGAGCTTGAGCTCCTGGAGGAGGTATTCGAGCTTGTCTCTTTCGACGACTTTGATATCGGTCAGTTTCGAAAAGTCGTATTCGAAGAAATCAGCTAGGCCCCTGCTCAGCTCGCCAAGTTCTTCCTTGTATTTCCCTATCGAGAAATTATCGAATTCCATCACCGCTATCGTCTTTACCTTCGGTCCCGAATCGTCCGGGCAGGTGAGAAGGTCTTTTTCGCTGCAGAGCTTGTACCACTGGTCCCTGAGCTCTGTCGGCCAGAGTTCGCGGGGCAGGTTTATCAGGCAGTGGCCGATCCCGGAGATCGTCTTGAGGTATTCGTATGACTTTAACTTGTATTTGTACCCCTTCGCGTAGGTGATGATGCTTTTTACCTCGTAGATCGCTATCGAGTCGTTAGCAGTAAGTCCCGTCTGAGTCAGGAGCTCGTCGGTGATCTTGAGCCCCGCGTCGAACTCGCCGTCGAGGTAGAGGTCTACCGCCTTGGCGAGCTCTCCTGAAAGCTCGATCCCGGTCGCCGGCGTAGCGGAATACGAATGCGAGAAAAAGAGCGAAAGGACAGATACAACCACAATTGATACAGAGATAAGATGCCTGCGGCTCATCTGGTTACCCCCTGGTTTCAGGTTTTGGTGTTACACCTCGATTTTAAACCATTTTTATTGTCCAGACCATCTTTTATTTATCTTTTTCGTCTGGTCGCGGGTGATGATGACGGTCTCGGTGTGCTGCTGTTCGACGCCGTCTATCACCTTTACCATCTTGATGATATGGCGGCCTGGTGAGAGTGAGAAGGTAAAGGGTGTCTGTTCTTTCTGTTTGATTCCGTCTATGTATATGTCGGCATACCCCGGTCTTGAAAGGACCTTGAGAAATCCCGTCGCGGGATCTGCCGCCGGCCTGCTGACAGGTGGCGGCGAGGTTGTTGAGGGGTCGCTGCCGGTGCCGGAAGATTCGTCTTTTTGATCATCTTTGATCCCACTGCTCCCGTCAGAGGCAGAGTTTGACTTGCCCGCAGGGTTGTCTTTCCCGGTCGAACCGCCGTCGCCGGCTGCTCCGTCCAGGTCATCATCGATATCCGCGGCGACTTCCACGCTGTCCTGGGCACCCTGGCCGGAAGCAAAGAAGGGAATCCCGGTGATATTTCCGGCGGGAGTGAATTTAAGGACGAGGAAAGCGACAGCTATGACGGCGACGATACCGGCCATGGCGGGGAGCAGTTTTGATCTTCCCCCCGTTCCGCCCGTCCGGGCTTTTCTTTTCGGGGCTTTTTTGGTTCCAGAGGGGCCGGCCTTGCCTCCCTTTTTCCCAGCTTTCTGCGATGACGGACTGTCGGCGTATCGTTCGTATACCATCTCGAGCTGAGCCTTCATCTCCGCTATCGAGTCGTACCTTTTATCTATATCGCACTGGATCGATTTTACGATGATGTTGTCGAGTTCCCTGTTGATCTCGCTGTTGAGTTTTGATGGAGCTTCGGGAGTAGTGAAAAGCTTCGAGTCCCTGAGCACAAATTCGTTGTCTCCCTTGTGGGGGAGGTCTCCGGTGAGCATCCGGTAGAGCATCGTTCCGACCGCGTAGATGTCGCACTTCGAGTAGTCGAGGTCCTCGCCCCCTTCGAACTGCTCGGGAGCCATATATTCCGGCGTACCGGCAGCCGTTCCGATTATGGTAAGGTTCGGGTCGGTCTTTCCCTTGGCGATCCCGAAGTCGATGATCTTGACCTGGCCGTTCTTGGCGAACATGATATTGCTCGGTTTTATGTCGCGGTGATATATCCCCTGGACGTGGGCCGGCTCTAGCGCCGACATTATATCTATGATTATTTTCAGCGCTTCGCCCGTGGGCAGGCTCGTCTTCTCCTTGAGTATCTGGTCGAGTGAGGGGCCTTCGATATACTCCATCGCGATGACGAACTCATCGCCATGATTGAAGAAGTGCCTTATCTTGCAGACGTTGGGATTCTTGTCGAGGAGG contains these protein-coding regions:
- a CDS encoding serine/threonine protein kinase; this translates as MQDKQFGDYKVLDFIGAGAMAKVYLAVHKDVPNLKVVLKVLSDSRLAERFKQEADKLALLDKNPNVCKIRHFFNHGDEFVIAMEYIEGPSLDQILKEKTSLPTGEALKIIIDIMSALEPAHVQGIYHRDIKPSNIMFAKNGQVKIIDFGIAKGKTDPNLTIIGTAAGTPEYMAPEQFEGGEDLDYSKCDIYAVGTMLYRMLTGDLPHKGDNEFVLRDSKLFTTPEAPSKLNSEINRELDNIIVKSIQCDIDKRYDSIAEMKAQLEMVYERYADSPSSQKAGKKGGKAGPSGTKKAPKRKARTGGTGGRSKLLPAMAGIVAVIAVAFLVLKFTPAGNITGIPFFASGQGAQDSVEVAADIDDDLDGAAGDGGSTGKDNPAGKSNSASDGSSGIKDDQKDESSGTGSDPSTTSPPPVSRPAADPATGFLKVLSRPGYADIYIDGIKQKEQTPFTFSLSPGRHIIKMVKVIDGVEQQHTETVIITRDQTKKINKRWSGQ